Proteins encoded by one window of Candidatus Aramenus sp. CH1:
- a CDS encoding RNA-protein complex protein Nop10 yields MKWKLRKCVFDGAYTFEEKCPKCGSPTVVPHPPRFSPEDKYVKYRLEVKKGRKFNC; encoded by the coding sequence ATGAAGTGGAAGTTAAGGAAGTGTGTTTTCGACGGCGCCTACACTTTTGAGGAGAAGTGCCCAAAGTGCGGTAGCCCTACTGTTGTCCCACATCCACCTAGGTTTTCGCCCGAGGACAAGTACGTTAAGTACAGACTGGAGGTAAAAAAGGGGAGGAAGTTTAACTGCTAG
- a CDS encoding peptide transporter, translating into MQSIKGVSRILRRTTVIDTLAVTSITLVSILIRTLSADWPLAINGFDSWYLFYNALLISQAHGNWYAVPPDVHAWYPWGYFIELGDTIGLPFIVSLLSLPFSYLGANAVYTVTMFMDIALAGLGVVATYLAVDGITKSRMGALIASIVIAVSPALTYKNIVGGLPKDSWGGVFVLFSIYLLNYAIEKKRPAYGALAGLPLFLAEISWGGSTYIDLSLLAGAFLIILLNRNDLPTAKSFTLMALVTAFLTSFAPNSIGFMSGLAHGFSLLLVGLLLFLDLYLKQVIPKEIADSRSLIITAVLVFLFVIGIAGLSYIGVTPIPSRYYAIINPFFQITVPIDKTVAEYIPQSISAMLQDFGISIFLSILGIYYAIRNGNLSAVWLMVLGVVSIYGTSEQPYLFNYTAYMVAPLAGAGVAFIVSKIRESGNRLVPVLFLAFVGLSMVADASSAIMFSNEPNAIVTSASPYPVPNYAWVEALNWIRENTPQHSFILSWWDYGYWIEVVGNRSVIDENNTLNGTQIKLMAEMFLNNESFAANVLMNDFHIRPYNGSPEQTPAYVVAYDAITVSYSFSNGQFRADAFIGYPVDLGGPFLGYTTSLGDIGKAMGAMTTIAGYPINEYVNSTLIEDQISAINQTYGSNPATASEAATLENYVAQSYVLAWTPKAYQSLIVQMFIQAVQTLGYPVVAPFSVTFTATGLSSGVVLPPVHMQYFAPVYIALYPLYSNPSNGYIVYIMVMVYEFVQPGYMPHVTVVTNSSS; encoded by the coding sequence ATGCAGTCAATAAAGGGCGTTTCTCGGATCTTGAGGAGGACTACAGTTATCGACACCTTGGCTGTCACCTCCATAACCCTTGTCTCCATACTTATAAGGACGCTCAGCGCTGACTGGCCCCTCGCCATAAACGGCTTCGACTCGTGGTACTTGTTCTACAACGCTTTGCTCATCTCCCAAGCACACGGAAACTGGTACGCGGTGCCCCCAGACGTCCACGCGTGGTACCCATGGGGCTATTTCATAGAGTTAGGGGATACCATAGGTCTTCCCTTTATCGTTTCGTTGCTTTCATTGCCGTTCTCTTACCTGGGCGCCAACGCTGTCTACACTGTCACCATGTTCATGGACATAGCCCTTGCAGGCTTGGGGGTTGTGGCAACTTACTTGGCAGTAGACGGGATAACCAAGAGCAGGATGGGCGCACTAATAGCGTCAATAGTCATAGCTGTGTCCCCGGCCCTGACCTACAAGAACATAGTGGGCGGTCTGCCTAAGGACTCTTGGGGAGGCGTATTCGTGCTCTTCTCCATCTACCTGCTAAATTACGCCATAGAGAAAAAGAGACCAGCCTACGGAGCTCTAGCCGGACTACCCCTGTTCCTGGCTGAGATAAGCTGGGGAGGCTCTACGTACATTGACCTAAGCTTGCTAGCTGGCGCATTCCTCATAATACTCCTGAACAGGAACGACCTACCAACTGCAAAGTCCTTCACGTTAATGGCCCTAGTTACGGCCTTCTTAACGTCGTTTGCCCCGAACAGCATAGGCTTTATGTCTGGCCTAGCCCACGGGTTCTCGTTACTGCTAGTAGGGCTGTTGCTGTTCTTGGACCTCTACCTCAAGCAGGTTATACCAAAGGAGATTGCCGACTCTAGGTCCCTCATAATTACCGCTGTGCTGGTTTTCCTCTTCGTTATAGGGATAGCGGGCCTATCTTATATAGGAGTTACCCCAATTCCGTCCAGGTACTACGCTATCATAAACCCATTCTTCCAAATAACCGTCCCAATTGACAAGACCGTGGCAGAGTACATCCCGCAGTCAATTTCCGCCATGTTGCAGGACTTCGGCATATCCATCTTCCTTTCTATCCTTGGGATATACTACGCAATAAGGAACGGTAACTTGTCTGCAGTCTGGCTAATGGTGCTTGGAGTGGTCAGCATTTACGGTACCTCCGAACAGCCCTACTTGTTCAACTATACCGCTTACATGGTCGCCCCACTGGCCGGGGCAGGCGTGGCCTTCATAGTTTCAAAGATAAGGGAGAGCGGAAATAGGCTAGTCCCAGTGCTTTTCCTGGCCTTCGTGGGGCTCTCCATGGTAGCTGACGCGTCCTCTGCCATCATGTTCAGCAACGAACCCAACGCAATAGTCACTTCAGCTTCTCCCTACCCTGTACCTAATTACGCTTGGGTTGAGGCGCTCAACTGGATAAGGGAGAACACGCCCCAGCACTCCTTCATCTTGAGCTGGTGGGACTACGGCTACTGGATAGAGGTCGTAGGTAATAGATCGGTGATAGACGAGAACAATACGCTAAACGGGACGCAGATCAAGTTGATGGCGGAAATGTTCCTTAACAACGAGAGCTTTGCGGCAAACGTGCTGATGAACGACTTCCACATTAGGCCATATAACGGGAGTCCAGAGCAGACCCCTGCCTATGTAGTCGCGTACGATGCAATAACAGTAAGCTATTCCTTCTCCAACGGACAGTTTAGGGCTGACGCTTTCATAGGCTACCCGGTAGACCTTGGAGGCCCCTTCTTAGGCTACACCACTAGCCTGGGAGATATAGGAAAGGCCATGGGAGCCATGACGACCATAGCAGGGTACCCAATAAACGAGTACGTAAACTCGACCCTAATCGAGGATCAAATATCAGCCATAAACCAGACCTATGGCTCCAACCCTGCCACGGCGTCAGAAGCGGCTACCTTGGAGAACTACGTGGCCCAGTCCTACGTGTTGGCGTGGACTCCTAAGGCTTACCAGTCGTTGATAGTACAGATGTTCATACAAGCAGTGCAGACTCTCGGTTACCCGGTTGTAGCTCCCTTCAGCGTCACGTTCACAGCTACTGGCCTCTCAAGCGGTGTAGTGTTGCCACCAGTCCACATGCAGTACTTTGCTCCTGTTTACATAGCCCTTTACCCGCTTTACTCTAACCCGTCTAACGGCTACATAGTCTATATAATGGTAATGGTGTACGAGTTCGTACAACCAGGCTACATGCCCCACGTTACAGTAGTGACAAACTCTAGCAGTTAA
- a CDS encoding ammonium transporter, with amino-acid sequence MGNNHKKLFILSVLLLPIMFSLISISSTGNVTQEIQSLNASIAALTNHTADYPAVAVPSWLDTGSNSWMLTAATFVGLQSVPGVALYYAGLSKKKYAVNSALMVFYAFAAVLIVWIIAGYNFGFGKPTLEINGYGILGTPLPAWPGSYEGSQTIYGPANTPLDIPTSTYIFFQFVFAAITPVLLAGGVLERMNFKAWMLFVPFWSLLVYSPVAYWLFAGGWLNQLGAVDFSGGYVIHVDAGVGALAAALAVGPRLASERKLEAHSLPLVLAGAGLIWLGWDGFNGGDPGGATIDAAIAVLNTNIATAASAITWMLMDITFFKKPTLVGATSGAITGLVAITPAAGYVNGLYAILIGIASGSIPWLALYKLEPKLKVDDTLGVFSTHGIAGIVGGILTGVFADPNVTKYVDPVLVGGLYGNWAQVGIQALGAAVVFVYDFAITFGLLKLIGLFIPLQAPPDTLQVGDYAIHGEVAYSELLATLPSAKEEEVKKEVAKNPKEDKQEGK; translated from the coding sequence ATGGGAAACAACCACAAGAAATTGTTTATCCTGTCCGTCCTTTTATTGCCAATAATGTTCAGTTTAATATCCATTTCTTCAACGGGAAACGTAACCCAAGAGATACAATCGCTAAACGCCTCCATTGCAGCGTTAACCAACCACACCGCTGACTACCCAGCAGTGGCAGTCCCCTCTTGGTTGGACACCGGTAGCAACTCGTGGATGCTAACAGCAGCTACATTCGTAGGCCTCCAGAGCGTCCCAGGAGTAGCTCTTTATTACGCTGGTCTGTCCAAGAAGAAGTACGCCGTTAACAGCGCACTGATGGTCTTCTACGCGTTTGCGGCCGTGTTAATAGTCTGGATAATAGCTGGATACAACTTCGGCTTTGGAAAGCCTACTCTAGAGATTAACGGCTACGGCATACTAGGCACTCCCCTGCCTGCGTGGCCCGGTAGCTACGAGGGATCCCAGACCATATACGGGCCTGCAAACACTCCTTTGGACATCCCGACCTCTACATACATATTCTTCCAGTTTGTCTTCGCCGCAATAACCCCTGTACTACTGGCTGGTGGGGTGCTAGAAAGGATGAACTTCAAGGCATGGATGCTGTTTGTGCCTTTCTGGTCTCTCCTGGTGTACAGCCCCGTTGCGTACTGGCTCTTCGCTGGTGGGTGGCTTAACCAACTTGGAGCTGTTGACTTCTCAGGAGGTTACGTGATACACGTTGATGCCGGAGTTGGAGCGCTTGCAGCAGCGTTGGCAGTTGGACCCAGGCTGGCATCTGAGAGGAAACTCGAAGCGCACAGCTTACCGCTAGTCTTGGCTGGGGCAGGACTCATATGGCTAGGTTGGGACGGGTTCAACGGGGGTGACCCAGGAGGAGCGACAATAGACGCCGCAATAGCTGTGCTCAACACTAACATAGCTACCGCCGCGAGCGCCATAACTTGGATGCTGATGGACATAACATTCTTCAAGAAGCCCACGCTTGTTGGGGCGACTAGTGGAGCAATAACTGGACTAGTGGCAATAACCCCCGCAGCAGGTTACGTCAACGGGCTCTACGCCATACTTATAGGCATAGCTTCCGGCTCTATACCGTGGTTAGCTCTGTACAAGTTGGAGCCGAAGCTGAAGGTTGACGACACCTTGGGCGTGTTCTCCACCCACGGAATAGCGGGTATAGTAGGAGGAATACTCACCGGAGTTTTCGCAGACCCCAACGTGACAAAGTACGTGGACCCGGTCCTAGTAGGTGGGCTTTACGGCAACTGGGCACAAGTAGGGATACAAGCCTTGGGAGCAGCAGTGGTGTTCGTCTACGACTTCGCGATAACGTTTGGGCTATTGAAGCTCATAGGCCTATTCATACCTCTACAGGCGCCTCCTGACACCCTACAAGTTGGAGACTACGCAATACACGGAGAAGTTGCCTACTCTGAGCTACTGGCAACGCTGCCTAGTGCCAAAGAAGAAGAGGTAAAGAAAGAGGTCGCCAAGAACCCGAAGGAGGACAAACAGGAGGGTAAGTGA